One genomic segment of Rhizobium sp. 11515TR includes these proteins:
- a CDS encoding adenylate/guanylate cyclase domain-containing protein, which yields MTIEARKPIITDRLVRKLRLGSGLIVFAFVIMHLANHSLGLISLGMAEHAQRWFMAVWRNPVGTVLLYGALILHILLVLRMLYKRRTLVMPAGEAFQIVTGLLVPLLLIDHIVATRVVHEVYGYHDTYKAVVRSLWVTSPFNGMRQSLVLLIVWVHGCIGVHFWLRYRPWYTAIAPVMLSLAIVLPVLALLGFAAMGKTVAHEVAQEDERGYPGGYYSDVRSFGETGSAPGGKIAEDLWPYRAGFYGAFSLSIATLFAFRAHRRLRERQYQIAIRYAGGEVVHAPRGFSVLEASRLGGIPHYSVCGGKGQCSTCRVQIIEGAENLPPPEPLEQKTLNRIGATPDVRLACQLRPAGNVSVVPLLTPMVEATIPVYTQAASPGREREIVVFFCDLRHFTSLTESRLPFDIVFLLNRYFAIVGRIVEENGGRMDKFIGDGAMALFGLRTTPKEANRQALKAAAAIIREIDKLSAELADELAAPLEIAIGIHTGLAVVGSMGYGTVKNVTAIGDTVNVASRLESVAKEFNTALVFSEPVAQLSEADIAGTESREIAVRGRGEPLRVYIVSKEASAHFA from the coding sequence ATGACCATCGAGGCAAGAAAGCCAATCATAACCGATCGCCTCGTGCGAAAGCTCCGTCTCGGCTCCGGTCTGATCGTTTTTGCTTTCGTCATCATGCATCTGGCCAACCATTCCCTCGGCCTGATCTCGCTCGGCATGGCCGAACATGCGCAGCGTTGGTTCATGGCGGTTTGGCGCAATCCGGTCGGAACCGTGCTGCTCTATGGGGCGCTGATCCTGCATATCCTGCTCGTGCTGCGAATGCTCTACAAGCGCAGGACGCTTGTCATGCCGGCGGGCGAGGCTTTTCAGATCGTCACCGGTCTGCTGGTTCCCCTACTGCTGATCGACCATATCGTTGCGACACGCGTTGTCCACGAGGTCTACGGCTATCACGACACCTATAAGGCGGTCGTGCGCAGCCTGTGGGTGACGTCACCATTCAACGGTATGCGCCAGTCGCTCGTCCTTCTGATCGTCTGGGTTCATGGGTGTATAGGCGTTCATTTCTGGCTGCGCTACCGCCCGTGGTACACGGCGATCGCGCCCGTCATGCTATCGCTTGCCATCGTTTTGCCGGTTCTGGCGTTACTCGGCTTTGCCGCAATGGGCAAGACGGTGGCGCATGAGGTCGCCCAGGAGGACGAGCGCGGCTATCCGGGCGGCTACTATAGCGATGTGCGAAGCTTCGGCGAGACTGGCTCGGCGCCCGGCGGTAAGATAGCCGAAGACTTGTGGCCGTACCGCGCCGGATTCTATGGCGCCTTCAGCCTGTCGATCGCCACTCTTTTCGCCTTCCGGGCGCATCGCAGGCTGCGAGAACGGCAATATCAGATCGCCATTCGTTATGCGGGCGGGGAAGTCGTGCACGCGCCGCGTGGCTTCAGCGTGCTCGAGGCAAGCCGTCTCGGCGGTATCCCTCATTATTCGGTCTGCGGCGGCAAGGGGCAATGTTCCACCTGCCGCGTACAAATCATCGAGGGGGCGGAAAATCTGCCGCCGCCCGAGCCGTTGGAGCAGAAGACCTTAAACCGTATCGGCGCCACGCCGGATGTCAGACTTGCCTGTCAGCTGCGTCCGGCCGGAAACGTCAGCGTTGTGCCGCTGCTGACGCCGATGGTCGAGGCGACGATCCCGGTCTATACCCAAGCGGCAAGTCCTGGCCGCGAGCGGGAGATCGTCGTCTTCTTCTGCGATCTGCGCCATTTCACGTCGTTGACGGAATCGAGGCTGCCCTTCGACATCGTTTTCCTCCTCAATCGCTATTTCGCCATCGTCGGCCGGATCGTTGAGGAAAATGGTGGCCGGATGGATAAGTTCATCGGTGATGGGGCCATGGCTCTCTTCGGCCTTCGCACGACCCCGAAAGAGGCCAATCGCCAGGCATTGAAGGCGGCGGCCGCGATCATCCGCGAGATCGACAAGCTCAGTGCGGAGCTCGCTGATGAACTGGCGGCCCCGCTCGAAATCGCCATCGGCATCCATACCGGCCTCGCTGTGGTAGGCTCGATGGGGTACGGCACCGTCAAGAACGTGACGGCGATTGGCGATACGGTCAATGTCGCCAGCCGCCTTGAAAGCGTTGCCAAGGAGTTCAACACCGCGCTCGTCTTTTCAGAACCGGTGGCGCAGCTTTCGGAAGCAGATATTGCCGGCACCGAAAGCCGCGAGATCGCCGTCAGAGGCCGGGGTGAGCCCTTGCGGGTCTATATCGTCTCGAAGGAGGCGAGCGCCCACTTTGCCTGA
- a CDS encoding glycosyltransferase family 4 protein — translation MKIAFYAPLKSPAHSVPSGDRLMARQITAALKMAGHEVEVASELRSFTPTPEAGPRMEIARQAQAEAGRLIERWQSEAAPDLWFTYHPYYKTPDLIGPPIARTLNIPYVTAEASYSRRHDETGWSENQRLIADAVRLAAVNLCFTERDRIGLLDAIPDGRYERFLPFIDTAPFARLSSDPRRLITVAMLRKGDKFDSYAMLAGALDLIRDQDWTLTIIGDGPMRAEARSLFSTFGESRIIWRGERSTAEIAQELATAGLYVWPGCNEAYGLAYLEAQAAGLPVVAQATAGVPEVVMADKTGLLTPEGDIEAYANAIARLLNDQNSRQTMADAAYDFVHQERSLTAASQRLETILRNHLGDTYYER, via the coding sequence ATGAAGATTGCCTTTTACGCTCCCTTGAAGTCACCTGCCCATTCGGTCCCGTCCGGCGACCGGCTGATGGCCCGCCAGATCACCGCAGCATTGAAGATGGCGGGGCATGAGGTCGAAGTCGCTTCTGAATTGCGCAGTTTCACGCCCACCCCGGAAGCCGGCCCACGCATGGAAATCGCCCGGCAGGCGCAAGCCGAAGCAGGCCGTCTGATCGAGCGCTGGCAGAGCGAGGCAGCGCCCGATCTGTGGTTTACCTATCATCCCTATTACAAAACGCCCGATCTCATCGGTCCACCCATCGCCAGGACGCTTAACATCCCCTATGTGACGGCCGAGGCCTCCTACTCCCGCCGTCATGACGAGACCGGCTGGAGCGAGAACCAGCGCCTTATCGCCGATGCGGTAAGGCTTGCCGCCGTCAATCTGTGCTTTACCGAGCGGGACCGGATCGGTTTGCTCGATGCGATCCCCGATGGCCGCTACGAGCGCTTCCTGCCCTTCATCGATACCGCACCCTTCGCCCGCTTGTCCTCCGATCCGCGACGGCTGATTACCGTGGCAATGCTGCGCAAGGGCGACAAGTTTGACAGCTACGCCATGCTGGCGGGTGCGCTTGATCTTATCCGCGATCAGGATTGGACCTTGACTATCATTGGCGACGGGCCGATGCGGGCCGAGGCAAGGTCGTTGTTTTCCACATTCGGCGAAAGCCGCATCATCTGGCGCGGAGAGCGTTCCACCGCAGAGATCGCGCAAGAACTGGCGACCGCCGGCCTCTATGTCTGGCCCGGCTGCAACGAAGCCTATGGCCTCGCCTATCTGGAGGCGCAGGCGGCGGGCCTGCCCGTCGTCGCGCAGGCAACGGCCGGCGTGCCGGAGGTGGTGATGGCGGATAAGACAGGACTTCTAACACCAGAGGGCGATATCGAGGCCTATGCCAATGCCATCGCTCGACTTTTGAACGATCAGAACTCGCGGCAGACCATGGCGGACGCAGCCTATGACTTCGTGCATCAAGAGCGTTCCTTGACCGCCGCATCGCAGCGATTGGAAACCATTCTTCGAAACCATCTGGGAGACACCTATTATGAGCGATAG
- a CDS encoding polysaccharide deacetylase family protein has translation MSDRADWQPLRDELRRWSEAGRKVKLWFRDDDAIEPTPALDRLLSLANRFDVPMALAIIPGPTGEALAERLARESRITATVHGWTHQNYAPDETKKQELGLHRPQAIVLDELHRGFDKLEALYGKQFVPLLVPPWNRIDDALLLHLAPFGYRAVSVFGLAKQAPIGLINTHIDIMRWHGVRGGLPHAEVIARLVEELRIRFDGHDEPIGVMTHHLVHDDLAWDFVETLFEETVDHAAIEWRPVDHFIP, from the coding sequence ATGAGCGATAGAGCCGATTGGCAGCCCCTGCGTGACGAGCTGCGGCGATGGAGCGAGGCCGGACGAAAGGTAAAACTCTGGTTCCGCGACGATGACGCCATCGAGCCGACCCCTGCCCTCGACCGGCTTCTATCGCTTGCCAATCGTTTCGACGTGCCGATGGCTCTTGCGATCATTCCGGGGCCGACGGGCGAGGCACTCGCCGAACGTCTGGCGCGGGAAAGCCGCATCACTGCCACGGTGCATGGCTGGACGCATCAAAACTATGCTCCTGACGAGACCAAGAAGCAGGAACTCGGTCTGCATCGGCCACAGGCAATCGTGCTCGACGAGCTGCATCGCGGCTTTGACAAGCTCGAAGCTCTTTATGGCAAGCAGTTCGTACCGCTGCTGGTGCCGCCGTGGAACCGGATCGACGATGCGCTGCTGCTGCATCTCGCCCCCTTCGGCTATCGCGCCGTCTCCGTTTTTGGATTGGCAAAGCAGGCCCCTATCGGCCTGATCAACACGCATATCGATATCATGAGATGGCACGGTGTACGTGGCGGTTTACCGCATGCCGAAGTAATCGCACGTCTCGTTGAAGAACTCCGGATCCGTTTCGACGGCCATGACGAACCGATCGGGGTGATGACGCACCACCTCGTCCATGACGATCTCGCCTGGGATTTCGTCGAGACATTGTTCGAGGAAACGGTCGACCATGCCGCCATCGAATGGCGGCCGGTCGACCATTTCATACCCTAG
- a CDS encoding VOC family protein, which produces MAVKRMDNVGIVVEDLAGAIDFFRELGLELEGQATIEGEWAGRITGLGDQRVEIAMMRTPDGHSRLELSRFLAPPVIADHRNAPVNALGYLRVMFAVDDIDDTLERLRMRGAQLVGEVVQYGNTYRLCYIRGPEGLLIGLAQELS; this is translated from the coding sequence ATGGCCGTCAAACGGATGGATAATGTCGGAATCGTCGTCGAAGACCTGGCAGGGGCGATTGATTTCTTTCGCGAACTTGGCCTTGAGCTCGAAGGGCAGGCGACGATTGAGGGAGAGTGGGCGGGGCGTATCACCGGGCTCGGCGATCAGCGCGTCGAAATTGCCATGATGCGCACGCCGGACGGCCACAGCCGACTCGAGCTCTCCCGTTTCCTTGCGCCGCCTGTCATCGCGGATCATCGCAACGCCCCGGTCAACGCTTTGGGCTATCTCCGCGTCATGTTTGCCGTGGACGACATCGACGACACCCTTGAAAGGCTCCGCATGCGCGGCGCGCAGCTCGTCGGCGAGGTGGTCCAGTATGGCAACACATATCGCCTCTGCTATATCCGCGGGCCTGAAGGGCTCCTCATCGGGCTTGCCCAGGAACTTAGCTGA
- a CDS encoding MBL fold metallo-hydrolase — translation MNNDSFELKFWGVRGSIPVSGPEFERYGGNTSCIELRHDGRHILFDAGTGLREAAASLAKEEVRNIDLFFTHSHYDHIIGLPFFNAIYDPRVSVDLWSGHLAGKTTTRQLIGQFMRPPWFPVEPDICRAAMNFRDFAAGDTLKPHPGIVIHTTRLNHPGGCIGYRIEWAGRVIAMVYDTEHVAGKLDEAALELMADADLAIYDATYLETEMQKYLGFGHSTWQEGIKLAKKAGAKRLAMFHHAPGRTDRELDDMQRDAQKSFPEAFFAFDGQSLQL, via the coding sequence ATGAACAACGATAGTTTTGAGCTGAAATTTTGGGGCGTGCGGGGGAGCATCCCTGTATCGGGACCGGAATTTGAGCGGTACGGCGGTAACACGTCGTGCATTGAGTTACGGCATGACGGCAGGCATATCTTATTCGACGCCGGAACGGGTTTGCGTGAAGCGGCCGCGTCTCTTGCCAAGGAGGAGGTCCGCAACATCGATCTCTTCTTTACCCACTCCCACTACGATCACATCATCGGTTTGCCTTTCTTCAACGCGATATACGATCCGCGCGTCAGCGTCGATCTCTGGTCGGGCCATCTGGCGGGCAAGACGACGACGCGGCAGCTGATCGGCCAGTTCATGCGGCCGCCATGGTTCCCCGTCGAACCCGATATCTGTCGCGCGGCGATGAATTTCCGTGATTTCGCCGCCGGCGATACGTTGAAGCCGCATCCGGGCATCGTCATCCATACCACGAGGCTGAATCATCCCGGCGGCTGTATCGGCTATCGCATCGAATGGGCGGGCCGGGTGATCGCCATGGTCTATGATACCGAGCATGTGGCAGGCAAACTCGATGAGGCGGCGCTTGAGCTAATGGCGGATGCAGATCTTGCCATCTACGATGCGACCTATCTCGAAACGGAGATGCAGAAATATCTGGGTTTTGGCCATTCCACATGGCAGGAGGGCATCAAGCTCGCCAAGAAGGCTGGCGCCAAGCGGCTTGCCATGTTCCATCATGCGCCCGGCCGCACGGATCGCGAACTGGATGACATGCAGCGCGACGCGCAGAAGAGCTTCCCCGAGGCGTTCTTCGCCTTTGACGGGCAATCGCTGCAGCTCTGA
- a CDS encoding winged helix DNA-binding protein, with protein sequence MTSEEKSKRRELIVSSAHLAGGSSPALSELEYGSILFSHAFNRWLVRCMAAAGVPGLSPIEILIIHSVRHRDRPKTLADLCLVLDIEDTHVANYAIKKLEAAGLVKSGKAGKEKTIRVTDKGLDALKRYTEIRERLLVEATKVSGLSQDDLSDIASHLRALSGYYEQAARSAATL encoded by the coding sequence GTGACGTCCGAGGAAAAGAGTAAGCGACGCGAATTGATCGTATCGTCGGCCCATCTTGCAGGCGGCAGCTCGCCGGCTCTGTCGGAGCTGGAATACGGGTCGATCCTCTTTTCCCATGCCTTCAATCGATGGCTGGTGCGCTGCATGGCAGCGGCCGGCGTGCCTGGCCTTTCGCCGATTGAGATCTTGATCATCCATTCGGTGCGGCATCGCGATCGGCCGAAAACGCTCGCCGATCTCTGCCTCGTCCTCGATATCGAAGATACGCATGTCGCCAATTATGCCATCAAGAAGCTCGAGGCGGCTGGCCTCGTCAAGAGCGGCAAGGCCGGCAAGGAAAAGACCATCCGGGTCACCGATAAGGGACTGGACGCGCTGAAGCGCTATACCGAAATTCGCGAGCGGCTATTGGTTGAGGCAACGAAAGTATCGGGTCTCTCGCAAGACGATCTCTCCGATATCGCTTCGCATCTGAGGGCATTGTCTGGTTATTACGAACAGGCGGCACGTTCGGCCGCCACGCTCTAG
- a CDS encoding hydantoinase B/oxoprolinase family protein → MSENISGRWDFWIDRGGTFTDVVGRDPSGALHARKVLSENPEAYRDAAVHGIRLHLGLGKGEPVPEGAIGEVRMGTTVATNALLERKGERLALVTTKGFRDALRIGYQERKKIFATEIVKPEALYEDVIEIEERVLADGTVELALDEKAAEAALRDLLARGYRSVAIVFMHAYKFPAHEAAVARIARSIGFEQVSVSHEVSPLIKLVGRGDTAVIDAYLSPVLGRYIRQVCDELDVERTGARVMFMMSSGGLTAADMFQGKDAILSGPAGGVVGLAKTGEQAGFANVIGFDMGGTSTDVAHFDGEYERAFETEVAGVRVRAPMMLIHTVAAGGGSILHFDGDRFRVGPDSAGAFPGPACYRNGGPLAVTDANVMAGKLLPEFFPSIFGPNQDQPLDVETVRTKFASLAAEIGDGRSPEDVADGFIRIAVANMVEAIKKISVQRGYDVTRYALNCFGGAGGQHACLVADALGMKSILLHPMSGLLSAYGMGLADIRATRQKALGVSLDDAAPAAIAALGSELRGECVPELEAQGVATAEIKTVQRAHIRYAGTDTLLAVETTFPEIDKPSRLRSQFETLHKRRFGFVAEDKPLVVEAVEIETIGGAAADITVELETRAEGEAEAVRRTSFYSNGADHDAAVVLRQAIKPGQTVTGPAIIIEPNQTIVIEDGWQAQLTARDHIVLTRIKALPERNAIGTKADPVMLEIFNNLFMSIAEQMGMTLQNTAYSVNIKERLDFSCAVFDAEGNLVANAPHMPVHLGSMDASVATAIRENAVIHPGDVFLINAPYNGGTHLPDLTVCTPVFDDAGQKIRFWVASRGHHADIGGISPGSMSPLATHIEEEGVYIDNFKLLDRGRFCEAELTKLLTGARYPVRTLAQNINDLKAQVAANEKGVAELKKMITLFGEDVVDAYMGHVQDNAAESVRRVLDRLSGGEFSYEMDQGCKIVVKISIDKDKREATVDFTGTSAQRPDNFNAPQPVTRAAVLYVFRVLVEADIPMNAGCLRPIRIIIPEGTMLTPKYPAAVVAGNVEVSQAVTNCLFGAVEALAAAQGTMNNLTFGNDVYQYYETICSGAPAGPGFNGADAVHTHMTNSRLTDPEILETRFPVVLEDFHIRPNSGGRGKWSAGNGTQRTIRTREKLEFAILSGHRRVAPFGIKGGEAGQTGRNYVRRNDGKIEELIGSAHTILEAGEAFTVVTPTGGGYGKRDE, encoded by the coding sequence TTGTCGGAGAATATTTCGGGTCGTTGGGATTTCTGGATCGATCGCGGTGGTACGTTTACCGACGTGGTCGGGCGCGATCCGTCTGGCGCTCTTCACGCTCGCAAGGTCCTCTCGGAAAATCCCGAAGCTTACCGCGATGCAGCCGTTCATGGCATCCGTCTTCATCTCGGGCTCGGCAAGGGCGAGCCGGTTCCCGAAGGTGCGATCGGCGAGGTCCGCATGGGCACGACGGTCGCCACCAATGCGCTGCTCGAGCGCAAGGGCGAGCGCCTTGCTCTGGTGACGACGAAAGGTTTCCGCGATGCGCTGCGCATTGGCTATCAGGAGCGCAAGAAGATCTTCGCGACCGAGATCGTCAAGCCGGAAGCGCTTTACGAAGATGTTATCGAGATCGAGGAGCGGGTGCTTGCCGACGGCACCGTCGAACTGGCTCTGGATGAAAAAGCTGCGGAGGCTGCGCTGCGCGATCTCCTGGCTAGGGGTTACCGATCTGTCGCCATCGTCTTCATGCATGCCTATAAATTTCCGGCGCATGAGGCTGCGGTCGCGAGGATCGCCAGATCCATTGGCTTCGAGCAGGTTTCGGTCAGTCATGAGGTCTCACCGCTGATCAAGCTCGTCGGCCGCGGCGATACGGCTGTCATCGACGCCTATCTGTCGCCGGTGCTCGGCCGCTACATCCGCCAGGTCTGCGATGAGCTCGATGTCGAGCGCACCGGCGCGCGCGTCATGTTCATGATGTCGTCAGGCGGATTGACGGCCGCCGACATGTTCCAGGGCAAGGACGCGATCCTTTCGGGTCCGGCTGGCGGCGTGGTCGGCCTTGCGAAAACCGGCGAGCAGGCGGGTTTTGCCAATGTCATTGGCTTCGACATGGGCGGCACCTCGACGGATGTGGCGCATTTCGATGGCGAATATGAGCGCGCCTTCGAGACGGAGGTGGCGGGCGTCCGCGTCCGTGCGCCGATGATGCTGATCCACACTGTCGCGGCCGGCGGCGGTTCGATCCTGCATTTCGATGGTGATCGCTTCCGCGTCGGCCCAGATTCTGCCGGCGCCTTTCCGGGGCCGGCCTGCTATCGCAATGGCGGTCCGCTGGCGGTCACCGATGCCAATGTCATGGCCGGCAAGCTGCTGCCGGAATTCTTCCCCTCCATTTTTGGACCCAACCAGGATCAGCCGCTCGATGTCGAGACGGTGCGGACCAAGTTCGCATCCCTCGCAGCCGAAATTGGCGATGGGCGAAGCCCGGAGGACGTTGCCGACGGCTTTATCCGCATCGCGGTTGCCAATATGGTCGAGGCGATCAAGAAAATCTCCGTGCAGCGCGGCTATGACGTGACGCGCTATGCGCTCAACTGCTTCGGCGGCGCCGGTGGCCAGCATGCCTGTCTGGTGGCCGATGCGCTCGGCATGAAGAGCATCCTTCTGCATCCGATGTCCGGCCTTCTCTCCGCCTATGGCATGGGCCTTGCCGATATCCGCGCAACGCGCCAGAAGGCACTCGGCGTTTCCCTCGATGATGCCGCACCAGCCGCCATCGCAGCGCTTGGCAGCGAACTGCGTGGCGAATGCGTGCCCGAATTGGAAGCCCAAGGTGTCGCAACGGCCGAGATCAAGACGGTCCAGCGCGCCCATATCCGCTATGCTGGCACCGATACGCTGCTGGCGGTCGAAACGACTTTCCCCGAGATCGACAAGCCCTCGCGGCTGCGCAGCCAATTCGAGACGCTGCACAAGCGCCGCTTCGGCTTCGTTGCCGAAGACAAGCCTCTGGTCGTGGAGGCCGTCGAAATTGAAACGATCGGCGGCGCTGCCGCCGATATCACAGTCGAGCTGGAGACGAGAGCCGAAGGTGAAGCCGAGGCTGTGAGGCGCACCTCCTTCTACTCCAACGGAGCAGATCACGATGCGGCCGTCGTCCTGCGTCAGGCGATCAAGCCCGGCCAGACCGTGACCGGTCCGGCCATCATCATCGAGCCGAACCAGACGATCGTCATCGAGGACGGCTGGCAGGCGCAGCTGACCGCGAGGGATCATATCGTCCTCACGCGCATCAAGGCGCTGCCCGAGCGCAATGCCATCGGCACCAAGGCCGATCCGGTGATGTTGGAGATTTTCAACAATCTTTTCATGTCGATCGCCGAGCAGATGGGCATGACGCTGCAAAACACGGCCTATTCGGTCAATATCAAGGAGCGGCTGGATTTCTCCTGCGCCGTCTTCGATGCGGAAGGCAATCTGGTCGCCAACGCGCCGCATATGCCGGTTCATCTGGGCTCGATGGATGCGTCGGTCGCAACCGCGATCCGCGAAAACGCCGTCATCCATCCGGGCGACGTCTTCCTCATCAATGCGCCCTATAATGGCGGCACGCATCTGCCTGACCTCACGGTCTGTACCCCGGTCTTTGACGATGCGGGTCAGAAGATCCGCTTCTGGGTCGCCAGCCGCGGCCATCACGCCGATATCGGCGGCATTTCGCCGGGATCGATGTCGCCACTTGCCACCCATATCGAGGAGGAAGGCGTCTATATCGACAATTTCAAGCTGCTCGATCGCGGCCGCTTCTGTGAAGCGGAGCTTACCAAGCTTTTGACGGGCGCCCGCTATCCGGTGCGCACGCTGGCGCAGAATATCAACGATCTCAAGGCCCAGGTCGCCGCCAATGAAAAGGGTGTCGCCGAGCTGAAGAAGATGATCACGCTCTTCGGCGAAGATGTCGTCGACGCCTATATGGGTCATGTTCAGGATAATGCAGCGGAAAGCGTGCGTCGGGTCCTCGATCGTCTGTCGGGCGGCGAATTCAGCTACGAAATGGATCAGGGCTGCAAGATCGTCGTCAAGATCTCGATCGACAAGGACAAGCGCGAGGCGACGGTCGATTTCACCGGCACGTCCGCGCAGCGCCCGGACAATTTCAATGCGCCGCAGCCCGTCACACGCGCCGCCGTCCTCTATGTCTTCCGTGTGCTCGTCGAGGCCGACATTCCGATGAATGCCGGCTGCCTCCGGCCGATCCGCATCATCATCCCCGAAGGCACGATGCTGACGCCGAAATATCCGGCGGCCGTTGTCGCCGGCAATGTCGAGGTGAGCCAGGCCGTGACTAACTGCCTGTTCGGCGCGGTCGAGGCGCTTGCCGCAGCTCAGGGTACGATGAACAACCTGACCTTCGGCAACGATGTCTATCAGTACTACGAGACGATCTGCTCCGGTGCGCCGGCAGGACCGGGCTTCAATGGCGCTGACGCTGTTCACACGCATATGACCAACTCGCGTCTCACCGATCCCGAAATCCTCGAGACGCGCTTCCCGGTGGTGCTGGAGGATTTCCACATTCGTCCGAACTCCGGCGGCCGCGGCAAATGGAGCGCCGGCAACGGCACGCAGCGTACTATCCGCACGCGCGAAAAGCTGGAATTCGCCATCCTGTCGGGCCACAGGCGCGTGGCGCCCTTCGGCATCAAGGGCGGCGAAGCCGGACAGACCGGCCGCAATTATGTCCGTCGCAACGATGGCAAGATCGAGGAACTGATCGGCTCGGCCCATACCATCCTCGAAGCTGGCGAAGCCTTTACGGTCGTCACTCCCACTGGCGGTGGCTACGGAAAACGGGACGAATAG
- a CDS encoding ABC transporter ATP-binding protein: MPATPLEVENLSAGYGPTRVLEGVSFSVPAGGRLAVLGRNGMGKSTLLATLAGQTRRYDGRIRLGSSDIAGLPSARRAHHGLGYVPQTRDVFPTLTVEENLSVGLKGRSKSALQEAYDMFPRLKERRRNLGNQLSGGEQQMLSTARTILGRPSVLLLDEPLEGLAPVICEELMAAFAKLAKSGDMTILLVEQRIQSALDFASDVIILERGRLAWKGTPEALAADHGAVERLLGVGGLH, from the coding sequence ATGCCGGCCACGCCGCTTGAAGTCGAAAATCTGTCGGCCGGCTATGGTCCGACACGGGTGCTGGAAGGCGTTTCCTTTTCCGTGCCGGCCGGCGGACGGCTCGCCGTGCTCGGCCGCAACGGCATGGGCAAGAGCACGCTGCTGGCCACCCTTGCTGGGCAGACCCGACGCTATGATGGCCGGATCCGGCTGGGCTCGTCCGACATCGCCGGCCTGCCGAGCGCCAGACGGGCCCATCACGGCCTCGGCTACGTGCCGCAGACGCGCGACGTCTTTCCGACGTTGACGGTGGAGGAAAATCTCTCGGTTGGGCTGAAGGGACGGTCGAAGAGCGCTTTGCAGGAGGCCTATGACATGTTTCCGCGCCTGAAGGAACGCCGCAGAAATTTGGGCAACCAGCTTTCCGGCGGCGAGCAGCAGATGCTGTCGACGGCCCGCACGATTCTCGGCCGTCCTTCCGTTCTGCTTCTCGACGAGCCGCTGGAGGGGCTTGCCCCCGTCATCTGCGAGGAGCTGATGGCCGCCTTCGCCAAGCTTGCCAAATCGGGCGATATGACGATCCTGCTGGTGGAACAACGCATTCAGAGCGCGCTGGATTTTGCCAGCGATGTCATCATTCTGGAGCGCGGCCGACTGGCCTGGAAGGGAACGCCCGAGGCGCTGGCTGCGGATCATGGTGCGGTCGAGCGTCTGCTCGGCGTCGGCGGTCTGCACTAG